The following proteins come from a genomic window of Miscanthus floridulus cultivar M001 chromosome 2, ASM1932011v1, whole genome shotgun sequence:
- the LOC136537500 gene encoding uncharacterized protein, which yields MAFWEELARNFLLEEEEEDEELFFILLPAVMPFLDKEKTPEHTSSLPGAKKVKEILEGHENWCKEEFRMEAEIFRAITNFLRAENLLRDTRGMKIEEQLGLFMFMLSHNASTERLKKEFQHSGETVHRKIYDVFNIIPTLTQKFIRLLNPSHTHMKITCDPRFMPFFQVG from the coding sequence ATGGCTTTTTGGGAAGAGCTTGCTAGAAATTTTTtgttggaagaggaagaagaagatgaggagctaTTCTTTATCCTTCTCCCTGCTGTAATGCCCTTTCTCGACAAAGAGAAAACACCTGAGCATACCTCTTCTCTTCCTGGTGCTAAAAAGGTTAAAGAGATTCTCGAAGGACACGAGAATTGGTGCAAGGAAGAATTTAGGATGGAGGCTGAAATATTTAGAGCTATAACAAACTTTCTCAGGGCCGAGAACTTGCTGCGTGACACACGTGGTATGAAGATTGAGGAGCAACTTGGTCTTTTTATGTTCATGCTCTCTCATAATGCAAGCACAGAGAGGCTAAAGAAGGAGTTTCAACATAGTGGTGAGACAGTGCATAGGAAAATATATGATGTCTTCAATATCATTCCAACATTAACCCAAAAATTCATTAGACTTCTGAATCCAAGCCACACACACATGAAGATTACATGTGACCCTAGATTTATGCCATTTTTTCAGGTCGGTTAA
- the LOC136540803 gene encoding uncharacterized protein: MDDNVRAKTRSCAGGETSSAAAASTIIAQQWSARHRQACEQMVLTTLDLDRRDRESELLALARLHAVSMLDASFLRGGDGGGRRRARSPERALVRRISREWAASASTSPREGAARGRAPGAEECLGESERERVRMACQGYHGEEEAPSRLRGRPQARADVVVTRIAVERQRELQGLSEHRAVSAFAHSRGIQSFLRGRFFCSGRPTNAERSISMTTRELGHARQSHPDSRLREEVRSGTESITNDQSTLVALSTQTNSTDNDYDSVTPQVVSDDNNHIENATRGYEILTQQSVQNEDSHIENYVANSNDAHQTDFAQEQIDRYEDYSDSGSSEQDNDHSSYAFPAPSNNGVQREAETYGGQQSDSPWSRDISGTEDGHGNTFVRRDEEWLIIDSQEPRPNWQLGRSFPSSRNVNRLRPSDDDVYGIELRELLSRRSVSNLLSSGFQESLD; encoded by the exons ATGGACGACAATGTCCGCGCCAAGACCCGATCTTGTGCCGGTGGCGAGACCTCATCGGCCGCTGCGGCGTCCACGATCATCGCGCAGCAGTGGTCCGCGCGGCACCGCCAGGCGTGCGAGCAGATGGTGCTCACCACGCTGGACCTCGACCGCCGGGACCGCGAGTCCGAGCTCCTCGCGCTCGCGCGCCTCCACGCCGTCTCCATGCTCGACGCCTCCTTCCTCCGAGGCGGGGACGGCGGTGGCAGGCGGCGTGCGCGGTCTCCCGAGCGCGCGCTCGTCAGGCGGATCTCCAGGGAGTGGGCGGCGTCGGCGTCCACGTCGCCGCGCGAGGGCGCGGCGCGGGGACGGGCCCCCGGTGCCGAGGAGTGCCTGGGCGAGAGCGAGCGCGAGCGCGTCCGCATGGCCTGCCAGGGCTACCAcggggaggaggaggcgcccAGCAGGCTGCGCGGCCGGCCGCAAGCGCGCGCCGACGTCGTCGTCACGCGCATAGCCGTGGAACGCCAGCGAGAGCTGCAGGGCCTCTCCGAGCACCGCGCCGTCTCCGCCTTCGCTCACAGCCGCGGCATTCAG TCTTTTCTCCGAGGTAGATTCTTTTGTAGCGGAAGGCCCACGAATGCTGAGAGGTCGATTTCTATGACAACTAGAGAATTAGGACATGCTAGACAGAGTCATCCTGACTCTAGACTGAG GGAAGAAGTTCGCTCTGGAACAGAAAGCATCACCAACGATCAATCAACTTTGGTGGCACTGTCTACTCAAACAAATTCTACCGATAATGATTATGACAGTGTAACACCTCAGGTTGTAAGTGATGATAACAATCATATAGAGAATGCAACTCGTGGCTATGAAATCCTAACACAACAATCAGTGCAAAATGAAGATTCACATATTGAAAACTATGTAGCTAATAGTAATGATGCTCATCAAACCGACTTTGCTCAAGAACAAATAGATCGATATGAAGATTATTCAGACTCAGGGTCCTCGGAACAGGACAATGATCATTCTAGTTATGCCTTTCCTGCTCCATCTAACAATGGCGTGCAACGGGAAGCTGAAACTTATGGAGGACAACAAAGTGATTCGCCATGGTCAAGGGATATATCTGGCACCGAGGATGGACATGGCAACACCTTTGTACGTAGAGATGAAGAATGGCTCATTATTGATTCTCAAGAACCTAGACCAAACTGGCAGTTAGGACGAAGTTTCCCTTCAAGTAGAAACGTTAATAGGCTTCGTCCATCGGATGATGATGTTTACGGAATTGAACTCAGAGAGCTCTTAAGCAG GCGAAGCGTGTCTAATCTTCTTAGCAGTGGCTTTCAAGAAAGTCTGGACTAG
- the LOC136535831 gene encoding phosphoglucan phosphatase DSP4, amyloplastic-like translates to MNCLQNLLKEPPIVGSRSMRRPSPLNLAMVRGGSRRSNTVKTLQAPGASTSGAESSAVEMGTEKSEVYSTNMTQAMGAALTYRHELGMNYNFIRPDLIVGSCLQSPLDVDKLRKIGVKTVFCLQQDSDLEYFGVDIGAIQDYSLQFKDIMHCRAEIRDFDAFDLRLRLPAVVSKLHKLINCNGGVTYIHCTAGLGRAPAVALAYMFWILGYSLNEGHQLLQSKRACFPKLEAIKLATPDILTGLSKNTITLKWEDDGCSSVEISGLDIGWGQRIPLTYDEEKGVWFLEKELPEGRYEYKYIVDGKWLCNEHEMLTKRNADGHVNNYVQVFRDGTSDEEKELRERLTGPDPDLTDEERLMIREYLEQYADASER, encoded by the exons ATGAACTGCCTCCAGAACCTGCTCAA GGAGCCTCCAATCGTGGGATCCAGGTCGATGAGGCGGCCCTCTCCACTTAATCTG GCGATGGTTCGCGGCGGCAGTCGCCGATCAAACACCGTCAAAACT TTGCAGGCACCAGGGGCGTCCACTTCCGGTGCCGAGAGCAGCGCCGTGGAGATGGGCACCGAGAAGTCTGAAGTGTACAGCACTAACATGACGCAGGCTATGGGGGCAG CGTTGACATATAGACATGAACTTGGAATGAACTACAATTTCATACGCCCAGACTTGATTGTAGGATCCTGCTTACAG AGCCCACTTGATGTTGATAAGCTTCGGAAGATTGGTGTAAAAACTGTATTCTGCTTGCAGCAAGATTCAGATCTTGA ATATTTTGGAGTTGACATCGGTGCCATTCAAGATTATTCTCTTCAATTCAAAGATATCATGCACTGCCGTGCTGAAATTAG GGATTTTGATGCTTTTGATTTGCGATTGAGGCTTCCTGCTGTGGTTAGCAAACTGCACAAGCTTATCAACTGTAATGGTGGTGTAACATATATACATTGTACTGCTGGACTTGGAAGAGCTCCTGCTGTTGCA TTGGCTTATATGTTCTGGATTCTTGGGTACAGTCTCAACGAAGGACATCAGCTGCTGCAG AGTAAACGGGCTTGCTTTCCGAAGTTGGAAGCCATTAAGTTGGCAACTCCTGACATT CTGACAGGATTATCCAAAAACACAATCACTTTGAAGTGGGAAGACGATGGTTGTTCCTCTGTTGAAATTTCTGGGCTCGACATTGGCTGGGGCCAG AGAATTCCTTTGACATATGATGAGGAGAAAGGAGTTTGGTTTCTCGAGAAAGAGTTGCCT GAAGGACGGTATGAATACAAATACATAGTGGATGGCAAGTGGCTCTGCAACGAGCATGAGATGTTAACGAAACGGAACGCTGACGGTCACGTGAACAACTATGTCCAG GTCTTCAGAGACGGTACCAGTGACGAAGAGAAGGAGCTAAGGGAGCGGTTGACTGGTCCGGACCCTGATCTCACGGACGAGGAAAGGCTGATGATCAGAGAGTACTTGGAACAGTACGCAGATGCCAGCGAGCGCTAG
- the LOC136540802 gene encoding cyclin-dependent protein kinase inhibitor EL2-like, with amino-acid sequence MSASPEFFKPAAPAFSPACAAQRPLVFGGDDDDYCCKTPTGSRISYLREPTTCPPAPRKPPPPPPPCRKRLFQPQPQGDQHQRQPAAESSPVPLISLRLDELERLFRPHPPPATTTEKRRRSSSVSASANKHCAA; translated from the coding sequence ATGTCCGCGTCGCCCGAGTTCTTCAAGCCCGCCGCGCCAGCCTTCTCTCCGGCCTGCGCCGCGCAGCGGCCGCTCGTGTTCGGCGGGGACGATGACGACTACTGCTGCAAGACGCCGACGGGCAGCAGGATCTCCTACCTGAGGGAGCCCACCACGTGCCCGCCGGCGCCcaggaagccgccgccgccgccgccgccgtgcaggAAGCGCCTCTTCCAGCCCCAGCCTCAGGGGGATCAGCATCAGCGTCAGCCTGCTGCCGAGTCCTCCCCCGTCCCTCTCATCAGCCTCCGCCTCGACGAGCTGGAGCGGCTCTTCCGCCCGcacccgccgccggccaccaccaccgaaAAGCGACGCCGCTCCAGCTCCGTCTCCGCCTCCGCCAACAAACACTGCGCAGCTTGA